One genomic window of Quercus robur chromosome 6, dhQueRobu3.1, whole genome shotgun sequence includes the following:
- the LOC126689809 gene encoding uncharacterized protein LOC126689809, with translation MAVVEQETKESWIWFLEIFADDIGRPEEFQLVFISDRQKGLIPAIETLFPTVEHRYCVKHIYNNFKVDHKGLELKDALWRCAAATTVREFERCMQYIRDLDEKAYEYLVNIALAQWTRSRFTPRALTDCLGQAYLGNVGVD, from the exons ATGGCTGTTGTGGAACAAGAAACCAAGGAGTcttggatatggtttttggaaatttttgctgatgatatagggaggccagaGGAGTTTCAGTTGGTCTTCATTTCTGATAGGCAAAAG GGGCTTATACCTGCAATAGAGACACTATTCCCTACCGTGGAGCATAGATACTGTGTGAAACACatctacaacaatttcaaagttGATCACAAGGGATTGGAGCTGAAGGATGCATTGTGGAGGTGTGCTGCTGCCACAACAGTAAGGGAGTTTGAGAGATGCATGCAGTACATAagggatttggatgaaaaggcATATGAGTATCTTGTAAACATTGCACTTGCACAGTGGACAAGGTCACGCTTCACTCCTAGGGCCTTAACAGATTGTTTG GGACAAGCCTATCTTGGCAATGTTGGAGTGGATTAG
- the LOC126732556 gene encoding probable polyol transporter 6 — MVSMEDGCGENQARFNKYACACAMVASMISIIFGYDTGVMSGAMIFIKEDLKINDTQVEVLAGILNLCALLGSLAAGRTSDYIGRRYTIVLASIIFLLGAVLMGYGPSYAILMMGRCVAGIGVGFALMIAPVYSAEISSPSSRGFLTSLPELCISLGILLGYLSNYFFGKLTLKLGWRMMLGIAAIPSLALAFGIVKMPESPRWLVMQGRLGDAKKILLRVSNTKEEAEVRFRDIKTAAGIDENCLEDIVKLPSKNRGEGVWKELLLRPSPSVRWILMAAIGIHFFEHATGIEAVVLYSPRIFKTAGITGKDKLLLATVGVGLTKATFILIATLFLDKFGRRRLLLTSTSGMVLALTILGFSLTMVEHSEERLVWALSLSIVATYTYVAFFSIGLGPITWVYSSEIFPLKLRAQGASIGVAVNRVMNAVVSMSFISIYKAITIGGSFFMFAGISVLAWGFFYFFLPETKGKSLEEMEVLFSKNTRPRNVGIETQQRSNV; from the exons ATGGTTTCAATGGAGGATGGTTGTGGAGAAAATCAGGCAAGGTTTAACAAGTATGCCTGTGCTTGTGCTATGGTTGCCTCTATGATCTCCATTATCTTTGGTTACG ATACTGGTGTAATGAGTGGAGcaatgatattcataaaagaagATCTAAAAATAAATGACACACAAGTTGAAGTTCTGGCTGGAATTCTGAACCTATGTGCTCTATTAGGTTCCCTGGCTGCTGGAAGAACATCTGATTATATTGGTCGCCGTTACACAATTGTCTTAGCCTCCATCATTTTCTTGCTTGGTGCAGTTTTGATGGGTTATGGCCCATCTTATGCAATCCTAATGATGGGAAGGTGTGTTGCTGGCATTGGTGTGGGCTTTGCACTCATGATAGCTCCAGTTTACTCGGCAGAGATTTCTTCTCCTTCATCCCGAGGATTTCTAACCTCCCTACCCGAGCTTTGCATTAGTCTTGGAATCTTACTCGGTTATTTATCCAATTACTTCTTCGGAAAATTGACCTTGAAACTTGGCTGGAGAATGATGCTTGGAATTGCAGCAATCCCTTCACTTGCCTTGGCTTTTGGCATAGTAAAAATGCCAGAATCCCCAAGGTGGTTAGTAATGCAAGGGCGTCTAGGAGACGCGAAAAAGATCCTATTGCGAGTATCTAATACTAAAGAAGAAGCCGAAGTCCGTTTCCGCGACATAAAAACAGCTGCTGGAATTGATGAGAATTGCTTAGAGGATATTGTCAAACTTCCTAGTAAGAATCGCGGTGAAGGGGTTTGGAAAGAACTATTGCTCAGGCCTTCTCCTTCAGTGCGTTGGATTTTGATGGCGGCCATTGGAATTCACTTCTTTGAGCATGCAACAGGAATAGAGGCAGTTGTGTTATATAGTCCAAGAATCTTCAAGACAGCTGGGATCACTGGCAAGGACAAGCTCTTGCTTGCCACAGTTGGGGTAGGGCTTACAAAGGCTACATTCATATTAATAGCAACACTTTTTCTCGACAAATTTGGGAGGAGACGCTTACTTCTTACAAGCACAAGTGGTATGGTTTTGGCCTTAACAATTTTAGGCTTTAGTTTAACCATGGTGGAGCATTCTGAAGAGAGACTCGTGTGGGCACTGAGCCTCAGCATTGTTGCTACTTATACATATGTGGCTTTCTTTTCTATTGGGCTTGGTCCCATTACATGGGTCTATAGCTCTGAGATATTTCCTTTGAAGTTAAGGGCACAAGGAGCCAGTATTGGGGTAGCCGTGAACAGAGTCATGAATGCTGTCGTTTCTATgagttttatttcaatttacaAAGCAATTACAATTGGTGGGAGTTTCTTTATGTTTGCTGGCATCTCTGTGTTGGCATGgggtttcttttatttcttcttgCCGGAGACTAAGGGAAAGTCCTTGGAAGAGATGGAGGTGCTGTTCAGCAAAAACACTAGGCCTAGAAATGTAGGTATAGAAACTCAGCAAAGAAGCAATGTGTAA